From Coriobacteriaceae bacterium, a single genomic window includes:
- a CDS encoding YitT family protein produces MADEHETESKAWAIEAAAAEAASRAAEEVHRPPVVPMERVVDRTDIERGERAGQKRSQEPGFPRFFAELNLGLILTAFAIVAFKTPNHFAFGGTSGVSVILSTLFPTLPVGVFMWIINAVLVVLGFIFLERKAILWSVFASFALSAYVSLFELFIPTDVSLTGDMWLDLCFAVILPALGSAIVFDIGASTGGTDILAMILKRRTTLEIGRALLLVDIGIVTIAAFLYGPRVGLYCVLGLFAKTLVVDKAIESIHLRKVCTVICSEPLKVEEFIVKHLNRTATISRGYGAFSGKCVTVIMSVLSRREAVQLRRYAREVDPGAFITIVDSSEIVGKGFRGTN; encoded by the coding sequence ATGGCTGACGAGCACGAAACAGAAAGCAAGGCATGGGCGATTGAGGCCGCCGCGGCAGAGGCGGCATCGCGTGCTGCCGAAGAGGTGCATCGTCCTCCCGTAGTGCCGATGGAGCGCGTGGTTGATCGCACCGATATCGAGCGCGGCGAGCGTGCCGGCCAAAAGCGCAGCCAGGAGCCGGGTTTCCCGCGCTTTTTTGCCGAGCTCAATCTGGGCCTGATTCTTACGGCCTTTGCCATCGTTGCGTTTAAAACCCCTAATCACTTTGCTTTTGGCGGCACCTCGGGCGTGTCGGTCATTCTGTCCACGCTGTTCCCGACCCTGCCCGTCGGCGTCTTTATGTGGATTATCAACGCGGTTCTCGTCGTTTTGGGCTTTATCTTTTTGGAGCGCAAGGCGATTCTTTGGAGTGTCTTCGCCTCGTTTGCGCTTTCGGCCTACGTCTCGCTGTTTGAGCTCTTCATTCCGACCGATGTCTCTCTGACGGGTGATATGTGGCTCGACCTGTGCTTTGCCGTCATCTTGCCGGCGCTCGGCAGCGCTATTGTCTTTGACATCGGCGCCTCGACGGGTGGCACGGACATTCTTGCCATGATTCTCAAGCGCCGCACCACGCTCGAGATTGGTCGCGCCCTGCTGCTGGTCGATATCGGCATCGTGACCATCGCGGCCTTTTTGTATGGCCCGCGTGTCGGTCTGTATTGCGTGCTCGGCCTGTTTGCCAAGACGCTTGTGGTCGACAAAGCCATTGAGAGCATTCATCTGCGCAAAGTCTGCACGGTCATTTGTTCCGAGCCCCTTAAGGTCGAGGAGTTTATCGTCAAGCATCTCAACCGCACGGCGACCATCAGCCGCGGCTACGGTGCCTTCTCGGGCAAGTGCGTGACGGTGATCATGAGCGTGCTGAGCCGTCGCGAGGCCGTGCAGCTGCGCCGCTATGCGCGCGAAGTCGATCCAGGTGCCTTTATCACGATCGTCGACAGCTCCGAGATCGTCGGCAAGGGCTTCCGCGGAACGAACTAG
- a CDS encoding Asp23/Gls24 family envelope stress response protein: MAFNTKVDVADTELEANEAVVAEAEDVTLEDEALVEVESDEDEDDEEADESEDSLTYSNGVIEKIVAMATREVPHVLGMKGNLMHFVQEQFGAENLTKGVTVEVTDDNRVVVNISVIIEYGAYAPAIFDDVKARVTERLAAMTGLEVAGVNLRIEDVITPEEYEHRTSQHE; this comes from the coding sequence ATGGCTTTTAATACGAAGGTCGATGTGGCCGATACCGAGCTCGAGGCGAACGAGGCGGTCGTCGCCGAAGCTGAGGATGTGACGCTCGAGGACGAGGCTCTTGTCGAGGTCGAGTCCGATGAGGATGAGGACGACGAGGAGGCGGACGAGTCCGAGGACTCGCTGACCTATTCCAACGGTGTGATCGAGAAGATCGTTGCCATGGCCACCCGCGAGGTTCCGCACGTTCTGGGCATGAAGGGTAACCTCATGCACTTTGTGCAGGAGCAGTTTGGTGCCGAGAATCTGACCAAGGGCGTGACGGTCGAGGTCACCGATGACAATCGCGTGGTCGTCAACATCTCCGTCATCATCGAGTACGGCGCCTATGCGCCCGCGATCTTCGACGATGTCAAGGCACGTGTCACCGAGCGCCTTGCCGCGATGACCGGCCTTGAGGTGGCGGGCGTCAACCTGCGCATCGAGGACGTCATCACCCCCGAGGAGTACGAGCACCGCACCAGCCAGCACGAATAG
- a CDS encoding DUF2273 domain-containing protein gives MSDTNQDKTARTPRLTIDQSAAPASEPVDSKAEATELQDAAAADFDEAMGLIKGTGAAIWSYAVRHPNTTLGAVAGFILAVLVLTLGLWDTLVIAFFVLIGAVIGQIRDGENGIVNFFGRLFSGR, from the coding sequence GTGAGTGATACCAATCAAGATAAGACCGCTCGTACGCCGCGCCTGACGATTGACCAGAGCGCTGCGCCGGCGAGCGAACCTGTTGATTCCAAAGCAGAGGCAACCGAGTTGCAAGATGCGGCAGCCGCGGATTTTGACGAGGCTATGGGTCTCATCAAGGGTACGGGCGCTGCCATCTGGAGCTATGCTGTGCGTCATCCCAACACCACGCTCGGTGCCGTCGCTGGCTTTATCCTCGCCGTGTTGGTGCTCACGCTCGGCCTGTGGGACACGCTCGTCATTGCATTCTTCGTGCTGATCGGCGCTGTGATCGGCCAAATTCGCGACGGCGAGAACGGGATCGTCAACTTCTTCGGCCGTCTGTTTAGCGGTCGCTAA
- a CDS encoding alkaline shock response membrane anchor protein AmaP: MRVLKRALAIVYLAATIVALGTLVCQFWGPYTYRFMLLMRDPMPRIVVTACAGVVAIGVLVSFFRLMFARREPSCVHPAGERNIEVTLAALSSCARAAAERDDRVMVEHIEARVQGSDDSHVRFKVEAIALDDKDVASLATAMQQRIEEACDTMLGTPGTTTRVRFLPSKTTVQTVEVSGE, from the coding sequence GTGCGCGTACTCAAACGAGCCCTAGCGATCGTGTATCTTGCCGCCACCATCGTGGCGCTGGGTACGCTTGTCTGCCAGTTTTGGGGGCCGTATACGTATCGCTTTATGCTGCTGATGCGCGACCCCATGCCGCGCATCGTCGTCACGGCGTGTGCCGGCGTCGTGGCGATCGGCGTGCTGGTAAGCTTCTTCCGCCTGATGTTTGCTCGTCGCGAGCCGTCCTGCGTGCATCCGGCGGGGGAGCGCAATATCGAGGTCACGCTCGCGGCGCTTTCTTCGTGTGCCAGGGCTGCTGCCGAGCGCGACGACCGCGTGATGGTCGAGCATATCGAGGCCCGCGTCCAAGGCTCCGACGATTCGCACGTCCGATTTAAGGTCGAGGCTATCGCGCTTGACGATAAGGACGTGGCATCTCTGGCTACCGCGATGCAGCAGCGCATCGAGGAAGCTTGCGACACCATGCTCGGCACGCCGGGTACGACCACGCGCGTCCGTTTTTTGCCGTCCAAGACTACCGTCCAGACCGTGGAGGTTTCCGGTGAGTGA
- a CDS encoding YebC/PmpR family DNA-binding transcriptional regulator, whose protein sequence is MSGHSKWATTKHRKGAQDAKRSALFSKLSRNITVAARLGGDPLPENNASLAAAVAKAKAQSMPKDKIKSAIDKAFGSGADAAVYENIVYEGYGPAGVAVYVDCLTDNRNRTAADVRSAFSHAGGNLGTSGSVAFQFERKGQIVVAKEILDENAKKETMIANGAAGDEDEFMMAIAEAGGEDYEDAGEEWIVWTTANEVMAVSKALEEQGVQVKGSETTMVPTTPTEVSGADAKKVQRLIDRLEELDDVQDVYSTMDMTDEVIAALEEE, encoded by the coding sequence ATGTCCGGACACTCTAAGTGGGCCACAACCAAGCATCGTAAGGGCGCGCAGGACGCCAAGCGTTCCGCCCTCTTCTCCAAGCTCAGCCGCAACATCACCGTTGCTGCCCGTCTCGGCGGTGACCCGCTGCCCGAGAACAACGCCAGCCTCGCCGCTGCCGTTGCCAAGGCCAAGGCTCAGTCCATGCCTAAGGACAAGATCAAGTCCGCTATCGACAAGGCTTTTGGTTCGGGTGCTGACGCCGCCGTCTACGAGAACATCGTGTACGAGGGCTACGGTCCCGCCGGTGTCGCCGTCTACGTCGACTGCCTGACCGACAACCGCAACCGTACCGCCGCTGATGTCCGTTCCGCCTTCTCCCACGCTGGTGGCAACCTGGGCACCTCCGGCTCCGTCGCCTTCCAGTTTGAGCGCAAGGGCCAGATCGTCGTCGCCAAGGAGATCCTGGACGAGAACGCCAAGAAGGAGACCATGATCGCCAACGGTGCTGCCGGTGACGAGGATGAGTTCATGATGGCCATCGCCGAGGCCGGTGGCGAGGACTACGAGGACGCCGGCGAGGAGTGGATCGTCTGGACTACTGCCAACGAGGTCATGGCTGTCTCCAAGGCGCTCGAGGAGCAGGGCGTCCAGGTCAAGGGTTCCGAGACCACCATGGTCCCGACCACCCCGACCGAGGTCTCCGGCGCCGACGCCAAGAAGGTTCAGCGCCTCATCGACCGTCTTGAGGAGCTCGACGACGTCCAGGATGTTTACAGCACCATGGACATGACCGACGAGGTCATCGCTGCCCTCGAGGAGGAGTAG
- a CDS encoding DUF6020 family protein gives MKDSDLSTTAARDAARIVWFKRYPAKQTLIAFLLALLATTAFSIDPAPVSSNAVLAIDPKATGALYVCYEVLLSFAGHTDAVMLLALACLLTLPFRYVFFGRGDTWRPSIILPSLFFAICMVFGRSYDLTDSAEIVLGDKARIICAWIGGAGWMLLAVVAFYLAFECLDWLSSRRIPFSEAHFGRVWRVTHAVLSVHPFVGPFLVLMIAWAPTLIASLPGLFMGDTGAQIRQWFNYPNGTSDYLRLLNPNVLLNGHHPVVHTAIIGSCVQLGLSLFNSANAGLAIYTCAQFVITAACMAYSISSLRKLGVSLPVRGAILLFFAFMPMFSNYAALLTKDVLFADAFLVLLVQTVKLVACGLPRRDANVERAGEKAPVLFARHDWLLLALGAMGSTFLRNGGLVFPLAACVIAAAFCVWDVHVARRAAKQTGAAPSGAIPRFRWVGVLAVLALCLASNMYFTKVFMPTHDITPGSKREILSIPFQQTARFVQKHDGLNSGVNPTVKEDGTIVEAPCDGSVTDEERAVIDRVLKYENLGRRYNPDKSDAVKNCFNEYASREDIDAYFEVWDQMFKKDPECYISALINNYYGYFYPSARDAWVYSTARSAEIMARPDNLKYFDFHPVDSNVVRWCDHLINLYRVAVQRIPFISLTMSSATYVWIMIAVVVYLLRRHSWRALAIWVPLLGVLAVCLIGPCNGSTYMRYLYPVIACMPFAIGATVTRSDFLWS, from the coding sequence GTGAAGGATTCCGATCTCTCCACAACGGCTGCGCGCGACGCTGCCCGCATCGTCTGGTTTAAGCGCTACCCCGCCAAGCAGACGCTCATCGCATTTTTGCTCGCGCTGTTGGCGACCACGGCGTTTTCCATCGATCCCGCCCCGGTGTCGAGCAACGCAGTCTTGGCAATCGACCCCAAGGCGACGGGTGCGCTGTACGTGTGCTATGAGGTGCTTCTTTCGTTTGCCGGCCATACCGACGCGGTCATGCTGCTTGCACTTGCCTGCCTGCTCACCTTGCCGTTTCGCTACGTGTTCTTTGGCCGTGGCGACACCTGGCGTCCATCGATCATTCTGCCGTCGCTGTTCTTCGCCATCTGCATGGTGTTCGGCCGCAGCTACGATCTCACCGACTCGGCCGAGATTGTCCTTGGCGACAAAGCCCGCATCATCTGCGCCTGGATTGGCGGCGCGGGCTGGATGCTCTTGGCGGTCGTTGCCTTCTACCTTGCCTTTGAGTGTCTAGATTGGCTGAGCTCTCGGCGCATTCCGTTTTCCGAGGCGCACTTTGGCCGCGTATGGCGTGTGACTCACGCCGTGCTCTCGGTCCATCCCTTTGTCGGGCCCTTCCTGGTGCTTATGATCGCCTGGGCGCCCACGCTCATCGCTTCGCTGCCCGGCCTTTTTATGGGAGATACGGGTGCGCAGATTCGCCAGTGGTTCAACTACCCCAACGGCACGAGCGACTACCTGCGCCTGCTCAATCCCAACGTGTTGCTCAACGGACATCACCCCGTGGTGCACACGGCCATTATCGGCTCGTGCGTTCAGCTGGGGCTTTCGCTGTTCAACAGCGCTAACGCGGGCCTTGCCATCTATACCTGTGCTCAGTTCGTCATCACGGCTGCCTGCATGGCGTATTCCATTTCGTCGCTGCGCAAACTGGGCGTGAGCCTGCCGGTTCGCGGTGCGATCCTGCTGTTCTTTGCGTTTATGCCGATGTTCTCTAACTACGCGGCGTTGCTCACCAAAGACGTGCTCTTTGCCGACGCGTTCTTGGTTCTGCTGGTACAGACCGTCAAGCTCGTGGCATGTGGCTTGCCCCGTCGTGATGCCAATGTCGAGCGAGCGGGCGAGAAAGCCCCCGTGCTCTTTGCGCGCCACGATTGGCTGCTGCTCGCTCTGGGTGCCATGGGTTCCACGTTTCTGCGCAACGGCGGCCTGGTGTTTCCGCTGGCGGCATGCGTAATCGCGGCGGCGTTTTGCGTATGGGACGTGCATGTGGCTCGTCGTGCAGCCAAGCAGACTGGTGCTGCGCCTTCGGGCGCCATCCCGCGTTTCCGCTGGGTTGGCGTTCTCGCGGTGCTCGCGCTCTGCCTTGCCTCTAATATGTACTTCACCAAGGTCTTTATGCCGACGCACGACATTACGCCCGGCTCCAAGCGCGAAATCCTCTCGATTCCATTCCAGCAGACGGCTCGTTTCGTCCAAAAGCACGACGGCCTCAACTCGGGCGTCAACCCCACGGTTAAGGAGGACGGCACCATCGTGGAGGCTCCTTGCGACGGTTCGGTGACCGACGAAGAGCGTGCCGTGATCGATCGCGTACTCAAGTACGAGAACCTGGGCCGCCGCTACAACCCCGACAAGTCCGATGCCGTCAAGAACTGCTTTAACGAGTATGCCTCGCGGGAGGACATCGATGCCTATTTTGAGGTATGGGATCAGATGTTTAAGAAGGATCCCGAGTGCTATATTTCGGCGCTTATCAATAACTACTATGGTTATTTTTATCCGAGCGCGCGCGATGCCTGGGTCTACAGCACGGCGCGTAGTGCCGAGATCATGGCGCGTCCCGACAACCTCAAGTACTTCGACTTCCATCCGGTTGACAGCAACGTGGTGCGCTGGTGCGACCACCTGATCAATCTGTACCGTGTGGCGGTGCAGCGCATCCCGTTTATTTCGCTCACCATGAGCTCGGCCACCTATGTGTGGATCATGATCGCCGTGGTGGTCTACTTGCTGCGTCGTCATTCATGGCGTGCGCTGGCGATCTGGGTGCCGCTGTTGGGCGTGCTCGCCGTGTGCCTGATTGGCCCGTGCAACGGCTCGACCTACATGCGCTACCTGTATCCGGTCATCGCCTGCATGCCCTTCGCCATCGGCGCCACCGTCACCCGCAGCGACTTCCTCTGGTCCTAA
- the lgt gene encoding prolipoprotein diacylglyceryl transferase produces the protein MLNDLYHMLDPVAISAGPITIYWYGLAYVVGALLTAVVMYRTQRRWGFDITVDDLTSVVVGVVFGLIIGARLFYVIFYGDGYYWTHPLEIFATNEGGMSFHGGLVGGIIGGVLVCRMYKLDAWTLADLAVIGAPLALCLGRCANFVNGELWGKPTDLPWGVVFGGAAGDMPRHPSQLYEAFLEGIVLFCILQVLSRKKPLLPQGTFMGVFVMGYGIVRFLIEFVRVPDAQLGYLLGGVITMGQLLSLPLVIAGLALIIIALRRNRPQRVYLDA, from the coding sequence ATGCTCAACGACCTCTACCATATGCTTGATCCCGTCGCCATTTCGGCGGGGCCCATCACCATCTACTGGTACGGCTTGGCCTATGTGGTCGGAGCTTTGCTCACGGCGGTCGTCATGTATCGCACGCAGCGCCGTTGGGGTTTTGACATTACGGTCGACGACCTGACGAGCGTCGTGGTCGGCGTGGTCTTTGGCCTTATCATTGGCGCTCGCCTGTTCTACGTCATCTTTTACGGTGATGGCTACTACTGGACGCATCCGCTCGAGATCTTTGCCACCAACGAGGGCGGCATGAGTTTCCATGGCGGCCTGGTGGGCGGCATCATCGGCGGCGTGCTCGTGTGCCGCATGTACAAGCTCGATGCGTGGACTTTGGCAGACCTCGCGGTCATCGGTGCTCCGCTGGCGCTGTGCCTGGGACGTTGCGCCAACTTCGTGAACGGTGAACTGTGGGGTAAGCCGACCGATCTGCCTTGGGGTGTGGTTTTTGGCGGGGCTGCGGGCGATATGCCGCGCCACCCCTCCCAGCTCTACGAGGCATTTCTTGAGGGCATCGTGCTCTTTTGCATTCTGCAGGTGCTCAGCCGCAAAAAGCCGCTACTGCCCCAAGGCACGTTTATGGGCGTGTTTGTGATGGGTTACGGCATCGTCCGCTTCCTCATTGAGTTTGTGCGCGTGCCCGATGCCCAGCTGGGCTATCTGCTGGGCGGCGTCATCACCATGGGCCAGCTGCTGAGTCTGCCACTCGTGATTGCGGGCCTGGCGCTCATCATCATTGCCCTCCGCCGCAACCGTCCCCAGCGCGTCTACCTGGACGCCTAA
- a CDS encoding NifU family protein yields MAVNEELLKKVLEEIRPNLQADGGDMEYVGVDDEGVVKLELQGACAGCPMSSLTLSMGIERILKEHVPGVTRVEQVNASGETDDLYDEYAPF; encoded by the coding sequence GTGGCTGTTAACGAAGAGCTGCTTAAGAAGGTTCTTGAAGAGATTCGCCCCAACCTGCAGGCCGACGGCGGCGATATGGAGTATGTGGGCGTTGACGACGAGGGCGTCGTCAAACTGGAGCTGCAGGGCGCTTGCGCCGGCTGCCCCATGAGCTCGCTGACCTTGTCCATGGGTATTGAGCGCATCCTGAAGGAGCATGTGCCCGGCGTTACCCGTGTTGAGCAGGTCAATGCCTCCGGCGAGACCGACGACCTGTACGACGAGTACGCGCCGTTCTAA
- a CDS encoding dCMP deaminase family protein: MSDTQHQTASGKRRDVISWDEFFMSVAIAAQRRSKDPNTQVGACIASTNHRILSVGYNGTPSALNDDFFPWGTSDDPLQDKHNYVVHAEANAVLNYRGSLKDLEGSTVYVTLFPCHDCAKILAQVGVGEVVYLDNKYADTDDGRISRRILDSCGISYRQVIVDVHIGTEGQAQQ, from the coding sequence ATGTCGGACACTCAGCATCAAACTGCGTCGGGCAAGCGCCGCGACGTCATTAGCTGGGACGAGTTCTTTATGAGCGTGGCCATCGCCGCGCAGCGCCGCAGCAAGGACCCCAACACACAGGTGGGTGCGTGCATCGCCAGCACCAACCACCGCATCCTTTCGGTGGGCTACAACGGTACGCCCTCGGCGCTCAACGACGACTTTTTCCCGTGGGGTACGAGCGACGACCCGCTGCAGGACAAGCACAACTACGTGGTCCATGCCGAGGCAAACGCCGTGCTCAACTACCGTGGCTCGCTCAAGGACCTCGAGGGTTCCACGGTCTACGTCACGCTGTTCCCGTGCCACGACTGCGCCAAGATTTTGGCTCAGGTGGGCGTGGGCGAGGTCGTCTACCTGGACAACAAGTACGCCGACACCGATGACGGCCGTATCAGCCGCCGCATTCTTGACTCCTGTGGCATCAGCTACCGCCAGGTCATCGTCGATGTTCACATCGGCACCGAGGGGCAGGCTCAGCAGTAG
- a CDS encoding type III pantothenate kinase, giving the protein MLNGCAYILTVDVGNTFIRFGLFAEDSAAAQECPLATCEITTPSSITADEARMRLAQVMAALAADAGMSGVLVPAAAVLSCVVPALERPWKAALSRTCTGRVLTVGPGLKTGMPVHYDDPAEIGPDRIADAVAARAVYGSPCIVIDLGTTTNIEVIDAHGTFVGGVIAPGLALGARSLSAAAARLPQVEPSAPTHVIGRNTREAMRSGVVLGEVARIDGMLDMVLAEMRATKAAGEDGVPIVITGDDAEALAALVGHSLTVDDALTLRGLAELYRINQKPRRA; this is encoded by the coding sequence ATGCTTAATGGGTGCGCATATATATTGACGGTCGACGTGGGCAACACGTTCATTCGCTTTGGTCTGTTTGCCGAGGATTCGGCCGCGGCGCAGGAATGCCCGCTTGCGACGTGCGAGATCACGACGCCGTCGAGCATTACGGCCGACGAAGCGCGTATGCGTCTCGCTCAAGTCATGGCCGCGCTGGCGGCCGATGCGGGCATGTCGGGAGTGCTCGTTCCTGCGGCGGCCGTGCTGAGTTGCGTGGTGCCGGCGCTCGAGCGCCCGTGGAAGGCGGCGCTCTCCCGTACCTGCACGGGGCGCGTACTCACGGTGGGGCCGGGACTTAAGACCGGTATGCCCGTGCACTACGACGACCCGGCCGAGATCGGTCCCGACCGCATCGCCGATGCCGTGGCGGCCCGCGCCGTCTACGGCTCGCCGTGCATCGTGATCGATCTTGGCACCACGACCAATATCGAGGTCATCGATGCGCACGGTACCTTTGTGGGCGGCGTCATCGCGCCGGGTCTGGCGCTTGGTGCCCGCTCGCTTTCGGCCGCTGCGGCGCGCCTGCCCCAGGTTGAGCCCTCGGCACCGACGCATGTCATCGGCCGCAACACGCGCGAGGCCATGCGTTCGGGCGTGGTCTTGGGCGAGGTGGCCCGCATCGACGGCATGCTCGACATGGTGCTTGCCGAGATGCGCGCGACCAAGGCGGCGGGGGAGGATGGCGTGCCCATCGTCATTACCGGCGACGATGCCGAGGCGCTCGCGGCGTTGGTCGGCCACAGCCTGACGGTAGATGACGCACTGACGCTGCGGGGTCTCGCCGAGCTCTACCGTATCAACCAAAAGCCTCGCCGCGCATAA
- a CDS encoding OPT/YSL family transporter, protein MSNPSNRASMRGQLTLRGVVIGVLGCVIITASSAYTALKMGALPWPIVFAAVISLFFLKLMGNASLNEANVTHTIMSAGAMVAGGLAFTIPGAWMLGYADQISWLDMFIVALAGTILGLLATALIHRHFIVDAALEFPTGNAAAQTLRATEAGGKTGKQLFGSMAIAGIYSVLRDALGIVPSMLCTLNIPGVTFAIYNSPMLLSVGFLVGFAPVAFWFAGALLGNFGIIVGGTAAGLFDVMTAQGIVKSLGMGLMMGFGVAVVLKDILPQVAGIVRGLAADSSTDTDEQSLISGSLKLDAGIIGLGAAAIAVIIAIVLDLGPVPAVIVTLFTFVTTIMSAQSCGQTGIDPMEIFGLIVMLIVAAFAQIAQVKLFFIAGIVAVACGLAGDVMNDFKAGAVLGTNPRAQWIGQAIGGIVGALVAAAVMVALVTAYGPDAFGPDKSFVAAQASVVATMVSGIPSVPWFVGGFIAGIVMYWLGIPAMMIGLGVYLPFYMSLTAFLGSCVKLAYDKWAAHRDATAGLSDEEKAAKDAAFQEQGLVVASGLLGGESIVGVILAFVSVGLSLLG, encoded by the coding sequence ATGAGCAATCCCTCGAACCGCGCTTCGATGCGCGGGCAACTTACGCTGCGCGGCGTCGTCATCGGCGTCCTTGGCTGCGTGATCATCACGGCAAGCTCGGCCTACACCGCCCTCAAGATGGGCGCACTCCCCTGGCCGATCGTCTTCGCTGCCGTCATCTCGCTGTTCTTCCTTAAGCTCATGGGCAACGCCAGCCTCAACGAGGCAAACGTCACCCACACCATCATGTCCGCAGGCGCCATGGTCGCCGGCGGTCTGGCGTTTACCATCCCGGGCGCCTGGATGCTGGGCTATGCCGACCAGATCAGCTGGCTCGACATGTTTATCGTGGCACTCGCCGGCACCATCCTGGGCCTGCTGGCCACGGCGCTCATCCACCGTCACTTTATCGTGGACGCCGCGCTTGAGTTCCCCACCGGCAACGCCGCAGCTCAGACCCTGCGCGCCACCGAGGCCGGCGGCAAGACCGGCAAGCAGCTCTTTGGCTCCATGGCCATCGCGGGCATCTACAGCGTGCTTCGCGACGCCCTGGGCATTGTGCCCAGTATGCTGTGCACGCTCAACATCCCCGGCGTGACCTTTGCCATCTACAACTCGCCCATGCTGCTCTCCGTCGGCTTCCTCGTGGGCTTCGCCCCGGTCGCTTTCTGGTTTGCCGGCGCGCTGCTGGGCAATTTTGGCATCATCGTCGGCGGCACCGCTGCCGGTCTGTTTGACGTTATGACCGCACAGGGCATCGTCAAGTCCCTGGGTATGGGCCTCATGATGGGCTTTGGCGTCGCCGTCGTCCTCAAGGACATCCTGCCGCAGGTCGCCGGCATCGTCCGCGGTCTTGCTGCCGATAGCTCCACCGACACCGACGAGCAGTCGCTCATCTCGGGCTCCCTTAAGCTCGACGCCGGCATCATCGGCCTGGGCGCTGCCGCCATCGCCGTGATCATCGCCATCGTGCTCGACCTTGGCCCCGTTCCGGCTGTCATCGTCACGCTGTTCACCTTTGTCACCACCATCATGAGCGCGCAGAGCTGCGGCCAGACGGGTATCGACCCCATGGAGATCTTTGGCCTCATCGTCATGCTCATCGTGGCTGCTTTTGCCCAGATCGCTCAGGTCAAGCTGTTCTTTATCGCCGGCATCGTTGCCGTGGCGTGCGGCCTTGCGGGCGACGTCATGAACGACTTTAAGGCCGGCGCCGTGCTGGGCACCAACCCGCGCGCGCAGTGGATCGGCCAGGCCATCGGCGGCATCGTGGGCGCTCTGGTCGCCGCCGCCGTCATGGTCGCACTCGTCACCGCCTATGGCCCGGACGCCTTTGGCCCCGACAAGAGCTTCGTGGCCGCACAGGCCAGCGTGGTCGCCACCATGGTCTCGGGCATCCCGAGCGTGCCGTGGTTCGTGGGCGGCTTTATCGCCGGCATCGTCATGTACTGGCTCGGCATTCCGGCCATGATGATCGGCCTGGGCGTGTACCTGCCGTTCTACATGTCGCTCACGGCCTTCTTGGGCTCCTGCGTTAAGCTCGCCTACGACAAGTGGGCCGCTCACCGCGACGCCACGGCCGGTCTTTCGGACGAGGAGAAGGCCGCCAAGGACGCCGCCTTCCAGGAGCAGGGCCTGGTCGTCGCCAGCGGCCTGCTCGGCGGCGAGTCCATCGTCGGCGTTATCCTGGCGTTTGTCTCCGTGGGCTTGAGCCTGCTGGGATAA